In the genome of Falsirhodobacter halotolerans, one region contains:
- the proC gene encoding pyrroline-5-carboxylate reductase, which produces MTFDDLGKRGLVLLGCGKMGSALLAGWLEGGMSPGGVHVIDPRPSDWVRAQGVQINAPLPPDPALVLIAVKPQMMAEALPQLAPLGGGATLFLTVAAGTSIAAYARLLGEETPIVRAMPNTPAAVGRGITALTGNRHVTEADMQLAETLLAAVGDTVRLEVEHQMDAVTAVSGSGPAYVFHMIEALAAAGVAEGLPEDLSMRLARATVCGAGELAHRSDESAEVLRVNVTSPGGTTAAALAELMDGTTGLAPLMRRAVHAAAERGKELGA; this is translated from the coding sequence ATGACCTTCGACGATCTGGGAAAACGCGGCCTCGTGCTTTTGGGCTGCGGCAAGATGGGGTCGGCGCTTCTGGCGGGCTGGCTGGAGGGCGGCATGTCGCCGGGGGGCGTGCATGTGATCGACCCGCGCCCCTCCGACTGGGTGCGGGCGCAGGGCGTGCAGATCAACGCCCCGCTGCCGCCCGATCCCGCGCTGGTCCTGATCGCGGTCAAGCCGCAGATGATGGCCGAGGCGCTGCCCCAGCTTGCGCCCCTGGGTGGGGGGGCGACGCTGTTTCTGACCGTGGCGGCGGGCACGTCCATCGCCGCCTATGCCCGTCTTTTGGGGGAGGAGACGCCCATCGTCCGCGCCATGCCCAACACCCCCGCCGCCGTGGGGCGCGGGATCACGGCCCTGACCGGCAACCGCCATGTGACCGAGGCCGACATGCAACTGGCCGAAACGCTGCTGGCCGCGGTGGGCGACACCGTCCGGCTGGAGGTGGAGCATCAGATGGACGCGGTCACCGCCGTCTCCGGTTCCGGCCCCGCCTATGTCTTTCACATGATCGAGGCGCTGGCGGCGGCGGGCGTGGCCGAGGGCCTGCCCGAGGATCTGTCCATGCGGTTGGCGCGCGCGACCGTGTGCGGCGCGGGCGAACTGGCCCATCGCAGTGATGAGAGCGCCGAGGTGTTGCGCGTCAACGTGACCTCTCCCGGCGGGACCACGGCCGCCGCACTGGCCGAACTGATGGACGGCACAACCGGCCTTGCGCCCCTGATGCGCCGCGCGGTGCACGCGGCGGCGGAACGCGGAAAGGAGCTGGGCGCATGA
- a CDS encoding tRNA-binding protein, whose translation MITYDDFAKLDIRVGTVTRAEPFPEARKPAFKLWVDFGDLGEKRSSAQITRHYTPEDLIGRQVLAVVNFPPRQIGKVLSEVLVLGLPDAEGEVVLIAPDQPVPRGGKLF comes from the coding sequence ATGATCACCTATGACGATTTCGCAAAGCTGGACATTCGCGTGGGCACCGTCACCCGCGCCGAACCCTTCCCCGAGGCGAGAAAGCCCGCATTCAAGCTCTGGGTCGATTTCGGCGATCTGGGCGAAAAACGCTCCTCGGCGCAGATCACCCGCCACTACACGCCCGAAGACCTGATCGGGCGGCAGGTGCTGGCCGTCGTCAATTTCCCCCCGCGCCAGATCGGCAAGGTCCTGTCCGAAGTTCTGGTGCTGGGCCTGCCCGACGCGGAGGGCGAGGTGGTGCTGATCGCGCCCGACCAGCCCGTGCCAAGGGGCGGTAAACTTTTCTGA
- a CDS encoding YoaK family protein, translating to MTIQSPRAYRVARLAAAQHRTQATNRMLGIVLAAIAGSLNAGGLLLLSQYTSHMTGHLSNLAGGLVAENLILLIDSIAAVLGFILGAALSSAMIAWGQIHRNRLCYALPLGLQGVLLMALALIAALPSPMEARVGLITVCFVMGLQNATITRISGARIRTSHATGLITDMGIEIGRALYRRVAPASGVVSDQGRLWLYVQLVAAFVIGGVAGAVGHGMVGWNFAIPPGIALLGMALWSARHAEGRSRAPLADPAA from the coding sequence TTGACCATCCAATCACCACGGGCGTATCGCGTGGCCCGGCTTGCCGCCGCGCAGCACCGCACCCAGGCGACGAACCGTATGCTCGGCATCGTGCTGGCCGCGATCGCGGGCAGCCTGAACGCGGGCGGGCTGCTGCTTTTGTCGCAATACACGTCCCACATGACCGGGCACCTGTCGAATTTGGCGGGCGGTCTTGTCGCCGAAAACCTGATCCTGTTGATCGACAGCATCGCCGCCGTTCTGGGGTTCATTCTGGGGGCGGCCCTGTCCTCGGCCATGATCGCCTGGGGGCAGATTCACCGCAACCGGCTGTGCTATGCCCTTCCCCTGGGCTTGCAGGGGGTGCTGCTGATGGCGCTGGCGCTGATCGCGGCGCTGCCCAGTCCGATGGAGGCGCGCGTGGGCCTGATCACGGTGTGCTTCGTGATGGGCCTGCAGAACGCCACGATCACCCGCATTTCCGGCGCCCGCATCCGCACCAGCCACGCCACGGGCCTGATCACCGACATGGGGATCGAAATCGGGCGCGCGCTCTATCGTCGCGTCGCGCCCGCGTCGGGGGTGGTGTCGGATCAGGGCCGCCTGTGGCTTTACGTCCAGCTTGTCGCGGCCTTCGTGATCGGCGGCGTCGCGGGGGCGGTGGGGCATGGGATGGTCGGCTGGAACTTCGCCATTCCGCCGGGCATCGCCCTTTTGGGCATGGCGCTCTGGTCGGCCCGCCATGCCGAGGGACGGTCGCGCGCGCCGCTGGCCGATCCTGCGGCCTGA
- a CDS encoding PaaI family thioesterase: protein MTLQDRARTFVAAIPHCAALGISVEEVSAARAVLTLPYDPRLVGDPATGVIAGGAVSVLMDTACGAAVMAHPEAQGATATIDLRIDYFRAATPGQRLIAEAECHHVTAHVAFVRATTFDADMTRPVATATGTFTVVRDGA from the coding sequence ATGACCCTACAAGACCGCGCCCGCACCTTCGTCGCCGCCATTCCCCACTGCGCCGCCCTTGGCATTTCGGTGGAGGAGGTGAGCGCGGCCCGCGCCGTGCTGACCCTGCCCTATGACCCGCGCCTGGTGGGCGACCCTGCGACGGGGGTGATCGCCGGCGGGGCGGTGTCGGTGCTGATGGACACCGCCTGCGGGGCCGCCGTCATGGCGCATCCCGAAGCGCAGGGCGCGACCGCCACGATCGACCTGCGCATCGACTACTTCCGGGCGGCGACACCGGGCCAGCGGCTGATCGCTGAAGCCGAATGCCACCATGTCACGGCCCATGTCGCCTTCGTGCGCGCGACCACGTTCGACGCGGACATGACCCGCCCCGTCGCCACCGCGACCGGAACCTTCACGGTGGTGCGCGATGGCGCCTGA
- a CDS encoding PaaI family thioesterase yields the protein MAPDPMQTRRDAALADLIEGVPYARFLGIRFDRRGDELTAILPFRDMLIGVPTPPALHGGATAAFLETAALIELAWRSTWDRMETGTPLPPLPRPINMTVDYLRPGLPRDAFARARVNRFGRRYASVHVEAWQDNRERLFAQATGHFLMPQGT from the coding sequence ATGGCGCCTGACCCGATGCAGACCCGCCGCGATGCGGCTTTGGCCGATCTGATCGAAGGGGTCCCCTATGCCCGCTTCCTCGGCATCCGCTTTGATCGGCGGGGGGACGAGCTGACGGCCATCCTGCCCTTTCGCGACATGCTGATCGGCGTGCCGACGCCGCCCGCCCTGCATGGCGGGGCCACGGCGGCCTTTCTGGAAACCGCGGCCCTGATCGAACTGGCTTGGCGCAGCACCTGGGACCGGATGGAGACGGGCACCCCCCTGCCTCCGCTGCCGCGCCCCATCAACATGACCGTCGATTACCTGCGCCCCGGCCTGCCGCGCGACGCCTTCGCCCGCGCCCGCGTCAACCGGTTCGGCCGCCGCTATGCCTCGGTCCATGTGGAGGCGTGGCAGGACAACCGCGAGCGTCTGTTCGCCCAGGCCACCGGGCATTTCCTGATGCCGCAGGGCACCTGA
- a CDS encoding 50S ribosomal protein L25/general stress protein Ctc encodes MAKEIPDLQAEVRAGTGKGAARQARREGKVPGIVYGDGKEPVSINMNYHYLLKLLKQGRFLSTLFNLKVEGQDDVRVICRSVQRDVVKDLPTHVDFMRLRRTSRINLFIHVDFVNHDAAPGLKRGGTLVAVRNEVELEVTASDIPDHITVDLTGKQIGDVIHINDVVLPKGVKPTIDRNFVIANISAPSGLRSEDNAEEEATAEE; translated from the coding sequence ATGGCAAAAGAGATCCCGGATCTTCAGGCCGAGGTGCGCGCGGGGACAGGCAAGGGGGCCGCCCGTCAGGCACGTCGTGAGGGCAAGGTGCCCGGTATCGTGTATGGGGACGGCAAAGAGCCCGTGTCCATCAACATGAACTACCACTACCTTCTGAAACTGCTGAAGCAGGGCCGCTTCCTGTCCACGCTGTTCAACCTGAAGGTTGAAGGCCAGGACGACGTGCGCGTCATCTGCCGCAGCGTTCAGCGTGACGTGGTGAAGGACCTGCCGACGCATGTCGACTTCATGCGCCTGCGCCGCACCAGCCGCATCAACCTGTTCATCCACGTCGATTTCGTGAACCACGACGCGGCCCCCGGGCTGAAGCGTGGCGGCACCCTGGTCGCCGTGCGCAACGAGGTCGAACTGGAAGTGACCGCGTCCGACATCCCGGACCACATCACGGTGGACCTGACCGGCAAGCAGATCGGCGATGTGATCCACATCAACGACGTGGTTCTGCCCAAAGGCGTGAAGCCGACGATCGACCGCAACTTCGTGATCGCGAACATCTCGGCGCCGTCGGGGCTGCGTTCGGAAGACAACGCCGAAGAGGAAGCCACCGCCGAGGAGTGA
- the pth gene encoding aminoacyl-tRNA hydrolase yields the protein MKLFVGLGNPGAKYAGNRHNIGFMALDRIAEDHGFGPWRRGYQGQVSEGRLGSEKIALLKPETFMNLSGQSVGEAMRFWKLAPADVVVWHDELDLAPGRVRLKTGGGHAGHNGLRSIHAHIGEAYDRVRLGIGHPGHKDRVAGYVLSDFAKAEGEMLDDLLRGLSDGAPALASGEGPRFLNAVAQRTAPPRPSTGTKAPKAPPAAPEPQDSRSPLQKLMERFR from the coding sequence ATGAAACTCTTTGTCGGCCTGGGGAATCCCGGCGCGAAATATGCGGGCAACCGCCACAATATCGGCTTCATGGCGCTGGACCGGATTGCCGAGGATCACGGCTTCGGCCCATGGCGGCGCGGCTATCAGGGGCAGGTGTCCGAAGGGCGGTTGGGCTCCGAGAAGATCGCCCTCTTGAAACCCGAGACGTTCATGAACCTGTCCGGCCAATCGGTGGGCGAGGCGATGCGCTTCTGGAAGCTGGCCCCCGCCGATGTGGTGGTCTGGCATGACGAACTGGACCTTGCCCCCGGTCGCGTGAGGCTGAAGACAGGGGGCGGCCATGCGGGGCATAACGGCCTGCGGTCGATCCATGCCCATATCGGCGAGGCGTATGACCGCGTGCGCCTTGGCATCGGCCATCCGGGGCACAAGGACCGCGTGGCGGGCTATGTCCTGTCCGATTTCGCCAAGGCGGAGGGGGAGATGCTGGACGATCTGCTGCGCGGCCTGTCGGACGGCGCGCCCGCGCTGGCGTCTGGCGAGGGGCCACGATTCCTGAACGCGGTGGCGCAACGGACGGCCCCGCCACGCCCCTCCACCGGGACCAAGGCCCCCAAGGCACCTCCCGCCGCGCCGGAGCCGCAGGACAGCCGCTCCCCCCTTCAGAAGCTGATGGAGCGGTTCCGATGA
- a CDS encoding DUF4893 domain-containing protein — MLIRALALAALTALPASAQMWQEDEVRLWSLDTALGEAMREVLTAGPSADLDRLAQAMAGEAWPAEDMDLTGAWSCTVMKLGGLLPLTVYAPFACRMDADGTFRKTGGSQLTTGHMEVIDGQMVYLGVGYAAGETPPAYADLPEMVDPADLPQFLPQVAVVEQTGPATARMLFPYPLVESTFDVIALTR; from the coding sequence ATGCTGATCCGCGCGCTGGCCCTGGCGGCGCTGACCGCCCTGCCCGCCTCCGCCCAGATGTGGCAGGAGGATGAGGTGCGCCTCTGGTCGCTCGACACCGCCTTGGGCGAGGCGATGCGCGAGGTGCTGACCGCCGGCCCGTCCGCCGATCTGGACCGTCTGGCGCAGGCCATGGCGGGCGAAGCGTGGCCAGCCGAGGATATGGACCTGACCGGCGCGTGGTCCTGCACGGTGATGAAGCTGGGCGGCCTGTTGCCGCTGACCGTCTATGCCCCCTTCGCCTGCCGGATGGACGCCGACGGCACGTTCCGCAAGACAGGCGGCTCGCAATTGACCACCGGGCACATGGAGGTGATCGACGGTCAGATGGTCTACCTTGGCGTCGGGTATGCCGCGGGGGAGACGCCCCCCGCCTATGCCGACCTGCCTGAGATGGTGGACCCGGCGGACCTGCCGCAATTTCTGCCGCAGGTCGCGGTGGTGGAACAGACCGGCCCCGCCACGGCCCGGATGCTGTTCCCCTATCCGTTGGTCGAAAGCACCTTCGACGTGATCGCGCTGACGCGTTAG
- the trpB gene encoding tryptophan synthase subunit beta, translated as MAEDGINSFMNAPDDQGRFGIFGGRFVSETLMPLILDLQARYDHAKTDPEFWDEMNDLWTHYVGRPSPLYHAARLTEHLGGAKIYLKRDELNHTGAHKINNVLGQIILARRMGKTRIIAETGAGQHGVATATVCAKFGLKCVIYMGAHDVERQAPNVFRMRLLGAEVVPVTSGRGTLKDAMNDALRDWVTNVADTFYCIGTVAGPHPYPAMVRDFQSIIGKEVRTQLADQEGEGRLPDTLVAAIGGGSNAMGLFYPFLDDPSVRIIGVEAGGKGVDDRMEHCASLTGGRPGVLHGNRTYLLQDDDGQILEGFSISAGLDYPGIGPEHAWLHDTGRAEYVAITDKEALEAFQLCCALEGIIPALEPSHALAHVMKIAPDLPKDHIIVMNMCGRGDKDIFTVAKHLGFDMKI; from the coding sequence ATGGCCGAGGACGGCATCAACAGCTTCATGAACGCCCCCGACGATCAGGGCCGCTTCGGCATTTTCGGCGGGCGGTTCGTGTCGGAAACGCTGATGCCGCTGATCCTCGATCTTCAGGCGCGCTATGACCACGCCAAGACGGACCCCGAGTTCTGGGACGAGATGAACGATCTCTGGACCCATTACGTGGGCCGTCCGTCCCCGCTCTATCACGCGGCGCGGCTGACCGAGCATCTGGGCGGCGCGAAGATCTACCTCAAGCGTGATGAGCTGAACCATACGGGCGCGCACAAGATCAACAACGTGCTGGGCCAGATCATTCTGGCCCGCCGCATGGGCAAGACGCGGATCATCGCGGAAACCGGCGCGGGGCAGCATGGCGTGGCGACGGCCACGGTCTGTGCGAAATTCGGGTTGAAATGCGTGATCTACATGGGCGCGCATGATGTGGAACGGCAGGCACCCAACGTGTTCCGCATGCGCCTTCTGGGGGCGGAGGTGGTGCCGGTCACCTCCGGTCGCGGCACGCTGAAGGACGCGATGAACGACGCGCTGCGCGATTGGGTGACCAATGTGGCCGACACCTTCTATTGCATCGGCACGGTGGCGGGGCCGCACCCCTATCCGGCGATGGTGCGCGATTTCCAGTCGATCATCGGCAAGGAGGTCCGCACCCAACTGGCCGACCAGGAGGGCGAGGGCCGTCTGCCCGACACGCTGGTTGCGGCCATCGGCGGCGGGTCGAACGCGATGGGGCTGTTCTATCCCTTCCTGGACGACCCTTCCGTGCGGATCATCGGGGTGGAGGCCGGCGGCAAGGGCGTGGACGACCGGATGGAGCATTGCGCCAGCCTGACCGGCGGGCGTCCGGGCGTGCTGCACGGCAACCGCACCTATCTGCTGCAGGATGATGACGGCCAGATCCTTGAGGGCTTCTCGATCTCTGCCGGTCTGGATTATCCGGGCATCGGGCCGGAACATGCCTGGCTGCACGATACGGGCCGCGCGGAATATGTCGCCATCACCGACAAGGAGGCGCTGGAGGCGTTCCAGCTTTGCTGCGCGCTGGAAGGCATCATCCCCGCGCTGGAGCCGAGCCACGCCTTGGCCCATGTGATGAAGATCGCCCCCGATCTGCCGAAGGACCACATCATCGTCATGAACATGTGCGGGCGTGGCGACAAGGACATCTTCACCGTGGCGAAGCACCTCGGCTTCGACATGAAGATCTAA
- a CDS encoding phosphoribosylanthranilate isomerase: MPDIRVKICGLKTPADMDAVAKAGAHYAGLVFFPKSPRHVTLEQARDVALAAPVGLAKVALVVDADDATLDAITEAVPLDMLQLHGEETVERVAEVRARYGLPVMKAISVADEGDLAAVLEMSLAADQLLIDAKSTGDLPGGNGLAFDWRLVAQRRWLKPWMLAGGLTPDNVAEAVRLTNARQVDVSSGVEVSRGVKDAGRIAAFVRAATGPAVPILR; this comes from the coding sequence ATGCCCGACATTCGTGTCAAGATCTGCGGGCTGAAAACGCCCGCCGACATGGATGCGGTGGCGAAGGCCGGGGCGCATTACGCGGGCCTTGTGTTTTTTCCGAAATCGCCGCGCCATGTGACGCTGGAACAGGCGCGCGATGTGGCCTTGGCCGCGCCCGTGGGGCTGGCGAAGGTTGCGCTGGTGGTCGATGCCGATGACGCGACGCTGGACGCGATCACCGAGGCAGTCCCCCTCGACATGCTGCAACTGCATGGCGAGGAGACGGTCGAGCGGGTGGCCGAGGTCCGCGCCCGCTATGGCCTGCCGGTGATGAAGGCCATCAGCGTGGCGGATGAGGGCGATCTGGCCGCTGTGCTGGAGATGAGCCTGGCCGCCGACCAGCTTCTGATCGATGCAAAATCGACCGGCGATCTGCCGGGCGGCAACGGTCTGGCCTTCGACTGGCGGCTGGTGGCGCAGCGGCGGTGGTTGAAGCCGTGGATGCTGGCCGGGGGGCTGACGCCGGACAACGTGGCCGAGGCCGTCCGTCTGACCAATGCGCGGCAGGTGGACGTCTCCTCCGGGGTGGAGGTGTCGCGCGGGGTCAAGGACGCGGGCCGGATCGCCGCTTTCGTCCGCGCGGCCACGGGTCCGGCCGTTCCGATCCTGCGCTGA